Proteins from a single region of Tamandua tetradactyla isolate mTamTet1 chromosome 12, mTamTet1.pri, whole genome shotgun sequence:
- the ALDH6A1 gene encoding methylmalonate-semialdehyde/malonate-semialdehyde dehydrogenase [acylating], mitochondrial isoform X2 — protein MAVVAAAAAFRARILQVSSKINSTWYPASSFSSSSVPTVKLFIDGKFVESKSDKWNDIHNPATNEVIGRVPQATKAEMDAAVASCKRAFPPWADTSILSRQQVLLRYQQLIKENLKEIARLITLEQGKTLADAEGDVFRGLQVVEHACSVTSLILGETMPSITKDMDLYSYRLPLGVCAGIAPFNFPAMIPLWMFPMAMVCGNTFLMKPSERVPGATMLLAKLLQDSGAPDGTLNIIHGQHEAVNFICDHPDIKAISFVGSNQAGEYIFERGSRHGKRVQANMGAKNHGVVMPDANKENTLNQLVGAAFGAAGQRCMALSTAILVGDAKKWLPELVERAKNLRVNAGDQPGADLGPLITPQAKERVCNLIDSGTKEGASILLDGRKIKVKGYENGNFVGPTIISDVKPNMTCYKEEIFGPVLVVLETETLDEAIKIVNDNPYGNGTAIFTTNGATARKYSHLVDVGQGIQFYTQLKTITSQWKEEDATLSSPAVIMPTMGR, from the exons GTTTCTTCCAAGATAAATTCTACTTGGTATCCAGCAtcatccttctcttcctcttcagtG cCAACTGTTAAACTTTTCATTGATGGGAAATTTGTTGAATCCAAAAGTGACAAATGGAATGACATCCACAACCCA GCCACCAATGAGGTAATTGGTAGGGTCCCTCAGGCCACCAAGGCTGAAATGGATGCAGCTGTTGCTTCCTGCAAACGTGCTTTTCCTCCTTGGGCAGACACTTCAATATTAAGCCGTCAGCAAGTCCTGCTCCGCTATCAGCAACTTATTAAAGAAAACTTG AAAGAAATCGCCAGGTTAATCACGTTGGAACAAGGGAAGACCCTAGCTGATGCTGAAGGAGATGTATTTCGAGGCCTTC AGGTGGTTGAGCATGCCTGCAGTGTGACGTCCCTCATACTGGGAGAGACCATGCCATCCATCACCAAAGACATGGACCTTTATTCCTACCGTCTACCCCTGGGTGTGTGTGCAGGCATTGCACCATTCAATTTTCCAGCCATGATCCCCCTTTGGATGTTTCCCATGGCCATGGTATGTGGAAATACCTTCCTAATGAAACCATCAGAGCGAGTCCCTGGAGCAACTATGCTTCTTGCTAAGTTGCTCCAGGACTCTGGTGCTCCAGATGGAACACTGAACATCATCCATGGACAGCATGAAG ctgtaAATTTTATTTGCGACCATCCAGACATCAAAGCAATCAGCTTTGTGGGCTCCAACCAGGCAGGAGAGTACATCTTCGAGAGAGGGTCAAGACATGGCAAAAGAGTTCAAGCCAACATG GGAGCCAAGAACCATGGAGTGGTCATGCCAGATGCCAATAAGGAAAATACCCTGAACCAGCTGGTTGGGGCAGCATTTGGAGCAGCTGGTCAGCGCTGCATGGCCCTTTCAACAGCGATTCTTGTGGGAGATGCCAAGAAATGGCTGCCAGAGCTGGTGGAGCGGGCCAAAAACCTAAGAGTCAATGCAG GAGACCAGCCTGGAGCTGATCTTGGCCCTCTTATAACTCCCCAGGCTAAAGAGCGAGTCTGTAATCTGATTGATAGTGGAACAAAGGAGGGAGCGTCCATCCTCCTTGATGGACGAAAAATTAAAGTCAAAGGCTATGAAAATGGCAACTTTGTTGGTCCAACCATCATCTCAGATGTCAAG CCAAATATGACCTGTTACAAAGAAGAGATTTTTGGTCCAGTTCTTGTGGTTCTGGAGACTGAAACATTAGACGAAGCCATCAAGATCGTAAATGACAATCCATATGGAAATGGCACTGCCATATTCACCACCAATGGAGCCACAGCTCGGAAATATTCCCACCTGGTGGATGTCGGACAG GGCATCCAGTTCTACACTCAGTTAAAGACTATCACTTCTCAGTGGAAGGAAGAAGACGCTACTCTTTCTTCACCTGCTGTAATCATGCCTACAATGGGTCGTTAG
- the ALDH6A1 gene encoding methylmalonate-semialdehyde/malonate-semialdehyde dehydrogenase [acylating], mitochondrial isoform X1, with protein sequence MAVVAAAAAFRARILQVSSKINSTWYPASSFSSSSVPTVKLFIDGKFVESKSDKWNDIHNPATNEVIGRVPQATKAEMDAAVASCKRAFPPWADTSILSRQQVLLRYQQLIKENLKEIARLITLEQGKTLADAEGDVFRGLQVVEHACSVTSLILGETMPSITKDMDLYSYRLPLGVCAGIAPFNFPAMIPLWMFPMAMVCGNTFLMKPSERVPGATMLLAKLLQDSGAPDGTLNIIHGQHEAVNFICDHPDIKAISFVGSNQAGEYIFERGSRHGKRVQANMGAKNHGVVMPDANKENTLNQLVGAAFGAAGQRCMALSTAILVGDAKKWLPELVERAKNLRVNAGDQPGADLGPLITPQAKERVCNLIDSGTKEGASILLDGRKIKVKGYENGNFVGPTIISDVKPNMTCYKEEIFGPVLVVLETETLDEAIKIVNDNPYGNGTAIFTTNGATARKYSHLVDVGQVGVNVPIPVPLPMFSFTGSRSSFRGDTNFYGKQGIQFYTQLKTITSQWKEEDATLSSPAVIMPTMGR encoded by the exons GTTTCTTCCAAGATAAATTCTACTTGGTATCCAGCAtcatccttctcttcctcttcagtG cCAACTGTTAAACTTTTCATTGATGGGAAATTTGTTGAATCCAAAAGTGACAAATGGAATGACATCCACAACCCA GCCACCAATGAGGTAATTGGTAGGGTCCCTCAGGCCACCAAGGCTGAAATGGATGCAGCTGTTGCTTCCTGCAAACGTGCTTTTCCTCCTTGGGCAGACACTTCAATATTAAGCCGTCAGCAAGTCCTGCTCCGCTATCAGCAACTTATTAAAGAAAACTTG AAAGAAATCGCCAGGTTAATCACGTTGGAACAAGGGAAGACCCTAGCTGATGCTGAAGGAGATGTATTTCGAGGCCTTC AGGTGGTTGAGCATGCCTGCAGTGTGACGTCCCTCATACTGGGAGAGACCATGCCATCCATCACCAAAGACATGGACCTTTATTCCTACCGTCTACCCCTGGGTGTGTGTGCAGGCATTGCACCATTCAATTTTCCAGCCATGATCCCCCTTTGGATGTTTCCCATGGCCATGGTATGTGGAAATACCTTCCTAATGAAACCATCAGAGCGAGTCCCTGGAGCAACTATGCTTCTTGCTAAGTTGCTCCAGGACTCTGGTGCTCCAGATGGAACACTGAACATCATCCATGGACAGCATGAAG ctgtaAATTTTATTTGCGACCATCCAGACATCAAAGCAATCAGCTTTGTGGGCTCCAACCAGGCAGGAGAGTACATCTTCGAGAGAGGGTCAAGACATGGCAAAAGAGTTCAAGCCAACATG GGAGCCAAGAACCATGGAGTGGTCATGCCAGATGCCAATAAGGAAAATACCCTGAACCAGCTGGTTGGGGCAGCATTTGGAGCAGCTGGTCAGCGCTGCATGGCCCTTTCAACAGCGATTCTTGTGGGAGATGCCAAGAAATGGCTGCCAGAGCTGGTGGAGCGGGCCAAAAACCTAAGAGTCAATGCAG GAGACCAGCCTGGAGCTGATCTTGGCCCTCTTATAACTCCCCAGGCTAAAGAGCGAGTCTGTAATCTGATTGATAGTGGAACAAAGGAGGGAGCGTCCATCCTCCTTGATGGACGAAAAATTAAAGTCAAAGGCTATGAAAATGGCAACTTTGTTGGTCCAACCATCATCTCAGATGTCAAG CCAAATATGACCTGTTACAAAGAAGAGATTTTTGGTCCAGTTCTTGTGGTTCTGGAGACTGAAACATTAGACGAAGCCATCAAGATCGTAAATGACAATCCATATGGAAATGGCACTGCCATATTCACCACCAATGGAGCCACAGCTCGGAAATATTCCCACCTGGTGGATGTCGGACAG GTGGGTGTGAATGTCCCTATTCCAGTGCCTTTGCCAATGTTCTCATTCACTGGCTCTCGATCTTCCTTCAGGGGAGACACCAATTTTTATGGCAAACAG GGCATCCAGTTCTACACTCAGTTAAAGACTATCACTTCTCAGTGGAAGGAAGAAGACGCTACTCTTTCTTCACCTGCTGTAATCATGCCTACAATGGGTCGTTAG